A genomic window from Camelina sativa cultivar DH55 chromosome 2, Cs, whole genome shotgun sequence includes:
- the LOC104744687 gene encoding uncharacterized protein LOC104744687 isoform X2: protein MPTSQHHVVRTDISELKSQIEKKIGRSKTETYLNLLSKFLTLKISKPDFDKLIVATVKKENVSLHNALLKGILRNVCLSKTPPLIKNGIEKKKKKQLNGFQSLCKDLPKSPRKGRTQRRFKDGSKGKSQVTEVVSSSGRQQCWSMEDGEEVDQLIRCWRSQPIEAPLGVKFRDVVKKQHRIGTCCYSSGELPDSVSLKKSLEDGLGLMEEGLEVSVGFSNLLNAGLDVFLKRLIKPCLELAASRSSSSQGDVYSSTMGLSAFSLVDFQVAMELNPSLLGEDWPAKLEKIRFVKPDLPADSDRLLTL from the coding sequence ATGCCAACGAGTCAGCATCATGTCGTTAGAACAGACATTTCAGAGTTAAAATCTCAGATCGAGAAGAAGATTGGTCGGTCCAAGACTGAGACTTACCTTAATCTCTTGTCAAAGTTCTTGACTTTAAAGATCAGTAAACCTGATTTCGATAAGCTTATCGTTGCGAcggtgaagaaggagaatgTAAGTCTACACAACGCTTTGCTTAAAGGGATTCTTAGGAATGTTTGTTTGTCAAAGACACCTCCGTTGATAAAGAATggtatagagaagaagaagaagaagcaattgaATGGTTTTCAATCTTTGTGTAAAGACCTTCCTAAATCGCCTCGTAAAGGAAGGACTCAGCGGAGGTTTAAAGATGGTAGTAAAGGGAAGAGTCAGGTCACTGAGGTTGTTTCTTCTAGTGGTAGGCAACAGTGTTGGTCAAtggaagatggtgaagaagttGACCAGTTGATTCGTTGTTGGAGAAGTCAACCTATTGAAGCTCCTCTTGGTGTTAAGTTTAGGGATGTGGTTAAGAAACAACATCGTATAGGGACTTGTTGTTACTCCTCTGGCGAGCTTCCTGACTCTGTTTCTTTAAAGAAGAGCTTAGAGGATGGGTTGGGATTGATGGAGGAAGGGTTAGAGGTTTCGGTTGGGTTTTCTAACTTGTTGAACGCAGGGCTTGATGTTTTCTTGAAGAGATTGATCAAGCCGTGTCTTGAGTTAGCAGCTTCAAGGTCTAGTAGTAGCCAAGGTGATGTATACTCTTCGACTATGGGTTTATCAGCATTTTCTCTAGTTGATTTTCAAGTAGCCATGGAGTTAAACCCGTCACTACTCGGGGAAGATTGGCCTGCCAAGCTCGAGAAGATCCGGTTTGTCAAACCAGATTTGCCTGCAGATTCAGACAGGCTACTAACTCTATAA
- the LOC104744687 gene encoding uncharacterized protein LOC104744687 isoform X1 — translation MKLKKLLISTIYNLGFVIQISIRQLFFGEIRGTQMPTSQHHVVRTDISELKSQIEKKIGRSKTETYLNLLSKFLTLKISKPDFDKLIVATVKKENVSLHNALLKGILRNVCLSKTPPLIKNGIEKKKKKQLNGFQSLCKDLPKSPRKGRTQRRFKDGSKGKSQVTEVVSSSGRQQCWSMEDGEEVDQLIRCWRSQPIEAPLGVKFRDVVKKQHRIGTCCYSSGELPDSVSLKKSLEDGLGLMEEGLEVSVGFSNLLNAGLDVFLKRLIKPCLELAASRSSSSQGDVYSSTMGLSAFSLVDFQVAMELNPSLLGEDWPAKLEKIRFVKPDLPADSDRLLTL, via the exons ATGAAGTTGAAAAAGTTACTTATTTCGACGATTTACAATCTGGGTTTCGTAATTCAGATCTCAATTcgacaacttttttttgg ggaaaTTCGAGGGACCCAAATGCCAACGAGTCAGCATCATGTCGTTAGAACAGACATTTCAGAGTTAAAATCTCAGATCGAGAAGAAGATTGGTCGGTCCAAGACTGAGACTTACCTTAATCTCTTGTCAAAGTTCTTGACTTTAAAGATCAGTAAACCTGATTTCGATAAGCTTATCGTTGCGAcggtgaagaaggagaatgTAAGTCTACACAACGCTTTGCTTAAAGGGATTCTTAGGAATGTTTGTTTGTCAAAGACACCTCCGTTGATAAAGAATggtatagagaagaagaagaagaagcaattgaATGGTTTTCAATCTTTGTGTAAAGACCTTCCTAAATCGCCTCGTAAAGGAAGGACTCAGCGGAGGTTTAAAGATGGTAGTAAAGGGAAGAGTCAGGTCACTGAGGTTGTTTCTTCTAGTGGTAGGCAACAGTGTTGGTCAAtggaagatggtgaagaagttGACCAGTTGATTCGTTGTTGGAGAAGTCAACCTATTGAAGCTCCTCTTGGTGTTAAGTTTAGGGATGTGGTTAAGAAACAACATCGTATAGGGACTTGTTGTTACTCCTCTGGCGAGCTTCCTGACTCTGTTTCTTTAAAGAAGAGCTTAGAGGATGGGTTGGGATTGATGGAGGAAGGGTTAGAGGTTTCGGTTGGGTTTTCTAACTTGTTGAACGCAGGGCTTGATGTTTTCTTGAAGAGATTGATCAAGCCGTGTCTTGAGTTAGCAGCTTCAAGGTCTAGTAGTAGCCAAGGTGATGTATACTCTTCGACTATGGGTTTATCAGCATTTTCTCTAGTTGATTTTCAAGTAGCCATGGAGTTAAACCCGTCACTACTCGGGGAAGATTGGCCTGCCAAGCTCGAGAAGATCCGGTTTGTCAAACCAGATTTGCCTGCAGATTCAGACAGGCTACTAACTCTATAA